From one Spiroplasma endosymbiont of Lasioglossum villosulum genomic stretch:
- a CDS encoding DEAD/DEAH box helicase family protein: MKNKGYYDLLLKISDDITNNFQISHINDEKELIKDIDHYLVKQLNNTLIEQLKTIKSPEAKIDFLNQIISNFTTNKFSNNILLQVNDSIIDNPLTSNIRLSDNYLFTNENQQTLINHLNQEIRTCDEVYFIYPFISNSIINKLRSSFTYALNHNITINFITTTFDDMALFVNLYALVKIIKKYPNIKVKVENNLEKRSERIHIKAAIFKRNSGFSSAIIGSSNLTQKGLASGREWNIKINEFDNKQLYQNILNQYYKLWNDNLVDLNDEQQRLQLLSRIEYNRLLVNKKDEQWLATNYFLYDFQIALINKLKLRRKLKKTKHLIVMATGVGKTVVSAFDYLNQIKENNNQKPSILFLAHQREIIEQAIITFRKVINDKKFATILNSKQNNFQEQYLFATVQTVHRHLNKFKRQQFDIIIFDEAHHLAAKTFQTILNYFHPKQIIGLTATPEREDNKNIINYFDNEFAHELRLWDAINEKLLSPFDYYCIDDITADLTGIDLNNDQQLFKKLNTEARNKLLLDVINDYIGFYSNRICLIFCINITHAQIVARFLQNHGLKADFLTSKNQTNRSKIINDFKNRIINYLCVVNIFNEGIDIPEIDTIILLRPTNSKTVYLQQLGRGLRKTETKHCLEVYDLIANIDKKYDITIGIKNLSNSHIINVNKQLPNSFNLPYGCTITLEPRSQNVILTNLKQWYQSRKKIYLVIQSYYQLYNDNAIFKILIDYDLTIQEFYNFLNDFYLRIAKKIKNYQTHDNDTNRNQNILKQFLFLNDYQIVNYFYLRLSQELDTELINYHYDNLLIASLLYEVTSNKVFNRIFPNFNEIPCLVTNFIENNKLVVNELKIILKYKLDYETLLLNEHFNQDYPLLSYQSTFTVHQALCTINRVNFNKKLGPLKIIAFQAGHLTFNENKSVIFADIDGTNYGKLTSYNKLTKEYYWSIPENKTINSKLVKDLQNNNIEKILFLNNDCNKKFKNLALKLYDFIGIGQYQLTIKSDYITIKFLVE, from the coding sequence ATGAAAAATAAGGGCTATTATGATTTATTATTAAAGATTAGTGATGATATTACCAATAATTTCCAAATATCACATATTAATGATGAAAAAGAATTAATTAAAGACATTGATCATTATTTAGTTAAACAATTAAATAATACTTTAATTGAACAATTAAAAACGATTAAATCACCAGAAGCAAAAATTGATTTTTTAAATCAAATCATAAGTAATTTTACTACTAATAAATTTAGTAATAACATTTTATTACAAGTAAATGATAGTATAATTGATAATCCTTTAACTTCTAATATTAGATTAAGTGATAATTATTTATTTACTAATGAAAACCAACAAACATTAATTAATCATTTAAATCAGGAAATTAGAACTTGTGATGAAGTATACTTCATTTATCCTTTTATATCAAATTCAATTATTAATAAGTTACGTTCATCATTTACTTACGCTTTAAATCATAATATTACTATTAATTTTATTACTACTACTTTTGATGATATGGCTTTATTTGTTAATTTATATGCATTAGTTAAAATAATAAAAAAGTATCCTAATATTAAAGTTAAAGTTGAAAATAATTTAGAAAAACGTAGTGAAAGAATTCATATTAAAGCTGCTATCTTTAAACGAAATTCAGGTTTTTCTTCAGCAATAATTGGTTCATCAAATTTAACGCAAAAAGGTTTAGCTAGTGGTCGTGAATGAAATATTAAAATTAATGAATTTGATAATAAGCAACTATATCAAAATATTTTAAATCAGTATTATAAATTATGAAATGATAATTTAGTTGATTTAAATGATGAACAACAACGATTACAATTACTATCACGAATTGAATATAATCGATTGCTTGTAAATAAAAAAGATGAACAATGATTAGCAACTAATTATTTTCTTTATGATTTTCAAATTGCCTTAATTAATAAATTAAAGTTAAGAAGAAAACTTAAAAAAACAAAACATTTAATTGTCATGGCAACAGGTGTTGGTAAAACAGTAGTATCTGCTTTTGACTATTTAAATCAAATCAAAGAAAATAATAATCAAAAACCTTCAATTTTATTTTTAGCACATCAAAGAGAAATTATTGAACAAGCAATTATTACTTTTCGAAAAGTAATAAATGATAAAAAATTTGCAACTATTTTAAATAGTAAACAAAATAATTTTCAAGAACAATATTTATTTGCAACAGTACAAACTGTACATAGACATCTAAATAAGTTTAAACGTCAACAATTTGATATTATTATTTTTGATGAAGCTCATCATTTGGCTGCCAAAACTTTTCAGACAATTTTAAATTATTTTCATCCTAAACAAATTATTGGTTTAACAGCAACACCAGAACGAGAAGATAATAAAAACATTATTAATTATTTTGATAATGAGTTTGCACATGAATTACGATTGTGAGATGCAATTAATGAAAAACTTTTATCACCATTTGATTATTATTGTATTGATGACATTACTGCTGATTTAACTGGTATTGATTTAAATAATGATCAACAATTATTTAAAAAATTAAATACTGAAGCAAGAAATAAGTTATTATTAGATGTAATTAATGACTATATTGGATTTTATAGTAATCGGATTTGTTTAATTTTTTGTATTAACATTACTCATGCACAAATTGTTGCTAGATTTTTGCAAAATCACGGCTTAAAAGCAGATTTTTTAACAAGTAAAAATCAAACTAATCGTAGTAAAATCATTAATGATTTTAAAAATAGAATTATTAATTATTTATGTGTAGTAAATATTTTTAATGAGGGAATTGATATTCCTGAAATTGATACTATTATTTTATTACGACCAACTAATTCAAAAACAGTATATTTACAGCAATTAGGAAGAGGATTGAGAAAAACAGAAACTAAACATTGTTTAGAGGTTTATGATTTAATTGCTAATATTGATAAAAAATATGACATAACCATTGGTATTAAAAATCTTTCGAACTCACATATTATAAATGTTAATAAACAATTACCTAATAGTTTTAATTTACCTTATGGATGTACTATTACTTTAGAACCAAGAAGTCAAAACGTCATTTTAACTAATTTAAAGCAATGATATCAATCACGAAAAAAAATTTATTTGGTAATTCAATCATATTATCAACTTTATAATGATAATGCTATTTTTAAAATATTAATTGATTATGATTTGACAATTCAAGAATTTTATAATTTTTTAAATGATTTTTATTTACGAATAGCAAAAAAAATAAAAAATTATCAAACCCATGATAATGATACTAATCGTAATCAAAATATCTTAAAACAATTCTTATTTTTAAATGATTATCAAATAGTTAATTATTTTTATTTAAGATTAAGTCAAGAATTAGATACTGAATTAATTAATTATCATTATGACAATTTATTAATAGCATCATTATTATATGAGGTTACAAGTAATAAAGTATTTAATCGTATTTTTCCAAATTTTAATGAAATACCATGTTTAGTTACAAATTTCATTGAAAATAACAAATTGGTTGTTAATGAACTAAAAATTATTCTTAAATATAAACTAGATTATGAAACATTGTTACTTAATGAACATTTTAATCAAGATTATCCTTTATTATCTTATCAATCAACATTTACTGTGCATCAGGCACTATGTACAATTAATCGTGTTAATTTTAATAAAAAACTTGGACCTTTAAAAATTATTGCCTTTCAAGCGGGTCATTTGACATTTAATGAAAATAAATCAGTAATTTTTGCAGATATTGATGGAACAAATTATGGTAAATTAACTAGTTATAATAAATTAACAAAAGAATATTACTGATCAATACCAGAAAATAAAACGATTAATTCAAAATTAGTGAAAGATTTACAAAATAATAATATTGAAAAAATATTATTTTTAAATAATGATTGTAATAAAAAATTTAAAAATCTTGCTTTAAAGTTGTATGACTTTATTGGTATTGGTCAATATCAATTAACAATTAAGAGTGATTATATTACTATTAAATTTTTAGTAGAATAA
- the rpmF gene encoding 50S ribosomal protein L32, with product MAVPARRTSKMRKNTRRAHDSLSATTTTNCLNCGAITKPHHACMKCKTYKGVSITNPLQAEKTSSTEKK from the coding sequence ATGGCAGTACCAGCAAGAAGAACGTCAAAAATGCGTAAAAATACACGTCGTGCCCATGATAGTTTATCTGCAACAACTACAACTAACTGTTTAAATTGTGGAGCAATTACTAAACCACATCATGCCTGTATGAAATGCAAGACATACAAAGGTGTAAGTATTACTAATCCATTACAAGCAGAAAAAACATCATCAACAGAAAAAAAATAA
- a CDS encoding DUF3800 domain-containing protein yields MVFIILDESGTLSINNRHKYFVIAGYICKDIRKVKFIYNKVKNILKESLKNKIEIKATDLNVTEKAIFINQLLTLNDVKLIGIYINAKNPKLLKNIKHIADKYNFLTKVMLNKIFENIKEYFEDESEINFRIDER; encoded by the coding sequence ATGGTATTTATAATATTAGATGAATCCGGGACTTTATCAATAAATAATAGACATAAATATTTTGTCATAGCAGGCTATATATGTAAAGATATAAGAAAAGTAAAATTTATATATAACAAAGTAAAAAATATTTTAAAAGAAAGTTTAAAAAATAAAATTGAAATAAAAGCTACAGATTTAAATGTTACAGAAAAAGCAATTTTTATAAATCAATTATTAACCTTAAATGATGTTAAATTAATAGGAATTTATATTAATGCAAAAAATCCAAAACTTTTAAAAAATATAAAACATATTGCAGATAAATATAATTTTTTAACTAAAGTTATGTTAAATAAAATTTTTGAAAATATTAAAGAATATTTTGAAGATGAAAGTGAAATTAATTTTAGGATTGATGAAAGATAA
- the deoC gene encoding deoxyribose-phosphate aldolase yields MKSNINLNEYIDHTLLKPEATLSMIDTLCKETKTYYFKAVCINPFYVNRAVTLLKNSNVKVCTVVGFPLGANTTQTKVAETINAIKDGAQEIDVVINIGALKDNDQKLVLQDLQAVRNACPQNIILKVIIECSLLTTEQKIIACQLVTKVKADFIKTSTGFANGGATVADIKLMKANIGPHVAIKASGGIKNQDDAMAMINAGATRIGTSNGVAIISGQETKGGY; encoded by the coding sequence ATGAAAAGTAATATTAATTTAAATGAATATATTGATCATACATTATTAAAACCAGAAGCAACATTATCAATGATTGATACATTATGTAAAGAAACTAAAACTTATTATTTTAAAGCAGTTTGTATTAATCCATTTTATGTTAATCGTGCTGTTACTTTATTAAAAAATAGTAATGTTAAAGTATGTACAGTGGTTGGTTTTCCATTGGGTGCCAATACTACACAAACTAAAGTAGCAGAAACAATTAATGCGATTAAAGATGGTGCTCAAGAAATTGATGTTGTTATTAATATTGGGGCACTAAAGGATAATGATCAAAAACTTGTATTGCAAGATCTACAAGCAGTTCGTAATGCATGTCCACAAAATATTATTTTAAAAGTAATAATTGAGTGTAGTTTATTAACAACAGAACAAAAAATTATTGCTTGTCAGTTAGTAACTAAAGTAAAAGCAGATTTTATTAAAACTTCAACTGGTTTTGCTAATGGTGGTGCAACGGTTGCTGATATTAAATTAATGAAGGCAAATATTGGTCCTCATGTTGCAATTAAAGCTTCTGGTGGTATTAAAAATCAAGATGATGCAATGGCGATGATTAATGCTGGTGCTACTAGAATTGGTACTAGTAATGGTGTTGCTATTATTTCAGGACAAGAAACTAAGGGTGGTTATTAA
- a CDS encoding Gfo/Idh/MocA family oxidoreductase: MIRIGIIGTGKIVQRFIKQALTNKKVKITCIYSRSLDKAETWAKKYNIAHSTDDLNKMIEHIDAIYIASPNGLHYKQSKLFLKNNIHVLVEKTITFTVEEVKNLISLARSKKIILLEAYVTVHLPIFSKLKKLVHEINPEVVNLNFNRISSRMPSVEKGIYDSVFDKDFGKGSTYDSLVYPLQLVLYLLGKVKTVKAMAIKLPNGVNLSNHVILKHENGTITTITCSKGVTSYAQSEFIGHNSSLVLSQVHPLSGIKVYTKNGIKEIADNTNEESLMTYELNDFVKMIKNKDYLSRDYWLNHSLMNLEVIEAIIKSENELGVEVYEK; encoded by the coding sequence ATGATTAGAATTGGTATTATTGGAACTGGAAAAATTGTTCAAAGATTTATAAAGCAAGCGTTAACTAATAAAAAAGTTAAAATAACTTGTATATATTCAAGAAGTTTAGATAAAGCAGAAACATGAGCAAAAAAATATAATATTGCCCATAGTACTGATGATTTAAATAAAATGATAGAACATATTGATGCTATTTATATTGCTTCACCAAATGGTTTGCATTACAAACAAAGTAAATTATTTTTAAAAAATAATATTCATGTTTTGGTAGAAAAAACTATTACTTTTACAGTTGAAGAAGTTAAAAACCTAATTTCTTTAGCAAGAAGTAAAAAAATAATTTTATTAGAAGCTTATGTTACTGTTCATTTACCTATTTTTTCTAAATTAAAAAAATTAGTGCATGAAATAAATCCAGAAGTAGTTAACCTTAATTTTAATCGTATTTCTTCAAGAATGCCATCAGTTGAAAAAGGAATATATGATTCTGTTTTTGATAAAGATTTTGGTAAAGGTTCAACTTATGATAGTTTAGTATATCCATTACAATTAGTATTGTATTTATTAGGTAAAGTAAAAACAGTTAAAGCGATGGCAATTAAATTACCTAATGGTGTTAATTTAAGTAATCATGTTATTTTGAAGCATGAAAATGGAACTATTACTACTATTACTTGTAGTAAAGGAGTAACCTCTTATGCACAAAGTGAATTTATAGGTCATAATAGTAGTCTTGTTTTATCACAAGTTCATCCATTAAGTGGAATTAAGGTTTATACTAAAAACGGAATAAAAGAAATCGCAGATAATACCAATGAAGAAAGTTTAATGACATATGAATTAAATGACTTTGTAAAAATGATTAAAAATAAAGATTATTTAAGTCGAGATTATTGATTAAATCATAGTTTAATGAATCTTGAAGTTATTGAAGCAATTATTAAAAGTGAAAATGAATTAGGAGTTGAAGTTTATGAAAAGTAA
- a CDS encoding RsmE family RNA methyltransferase, with product MECYFTNHKTNNILILDEEDSKHLIKVLRHKINDEIVIIHQEQKYLTKIIEITSVIKCEIIKTVPNSNSEFRCKITLVISLLKEQKFDLVIQKAVELGVYQIVPLQLKRCVSVLTRTKAEQKVLRWQNIAKAAAKQSNRNLIPIVTPVVFDLKQLERYRSHLNLVAYENSSETSWISQINNKLSSITIIVGPEGGITKEEIATLTQLNFSNISLGKLILRAETAPLFLMSIINYETSLKS from the coding sequence ATGGAATGCTACTTTACTAATCATAAAACTAATAATATTTTAATATTGGATGAAGAAGATAGTAAACATCTAATTAAAGTATTACGTCATAAAATTAATGATGAAATAGTTATTATTCATCAAGAACAAAAATATTTAACAAAAATTATTGAAATTACATCAGTTATTAAATGCGAAATTATAAAAACAGTGCCAAATAGTAATTCAGAATTCAGATGTAAAATCACATTAGTAATATCTTTATTAAAAGAACAAAAATTTGATTTAGTCATTCAAAAAGCAGTAGAATTGGGAGTTTATCAAATTGTGCCATTGCAGTTAAAACGATGTGTTAGTGTTTTAACAAGAACAAAAGCAGAACAGAAAGTTTTACGTTGACAAAATATTGCAAAAGCTGCTGCCAAACAATCAAATCGCAATTTAATTCCGATTGTTACACCCGTTGTTTTTGATTTAAAACAATTAGAGCGATATCGGTCTCATCTTAATTTGGTTGCATATGAAAATTCATCAGAAACTAGTTGAATTAGTCAAATAAATAATAAATTATCATCAATAACAATTATAGTTGGACCCGAAGGAGGAATCACTAAAGAAGAAATTGCAACTTTAACACAACTTAATTTTAGTAATATTAGTTTAGGAAAATTAATTTTACGTGCTGAAACTGCACCTTTATTTTTAATGTCAATCATTAATTATGAAACAAGTTTAAAAAGTTAG
- a CDS encoding NCS2 family permease yields MFYKKTISKFFKFDSLNPTFKKEIIGGLTTFLAMVYILSVQPSILSSAPSINVNNGNMQFGGIFISTAIAAFIGTVIMGLSANIPVGLAPSMGLNAVFTFNIANNGIGYEGALIAVMISSILFCLISATKIRMLIIQSLPQSMKLAIGTGIGFFIAYIGFKNIGLVEISGSGLPIASLANLKDNWPLILMGIFVLTLIFILYFKKIPGAIALAILCGLIISLIIGNVSNSDFIKKNFAHWTN; encoded by the coding sequence ATGTTTTATAAAAAAACAATTAGTAAGTTTTTTAAATTTGATAGTCTTAATCCTACTTTTAAAAAAGAAATTATTGGTGGTTTAACAACTTTTTTAGCAATGGTTTACATTTTATCTGTACAACCTAGCATTTTATCAAGTGCACCAAGTATTAATGTCAATAATGGGAATATGCAATTTGGGGGAATTTTTATTTCTACTGCCATTGCTGCATTCATTGGTACAGTGATTATGGGATTATCTGCTAATATACCAGTTGGATTAGCACCAAGTATGGGATTAAATGCTGTATTTACTTTTAATATTGCTAATAATGGAATTGGATATGAAGGAGCTTTAATTGCAGTAATGATTTCTTCCATTTTATTTTGTTTAATATCTGCTACAAAAATTAGAATGTTAATCATACAATCATTACCACAATCAATGAAATTAGCAATTGGTACTGGTATTGGTTTTTTTATTGCATATATTGGTTTTAAAAATATTGGCTTGGTAGAAATTAGTGGTAGCGGTTTACCAATTGCCTCATTAGCAAATTTAAAAGATAACTGACCATTAATTTTAATGGGAATTTTTGTTTTAACTCTAATATTCATTTTATATTTTAAAAAAATTCCAGGAGCAATTGCATTAGCAATTTTATGCGGTCTAATAATTTCATTAATTATTGGTAATGTTAGTAATAGTGATTTTATTAAAAAAAACTTTGCACATTGAACTAATTAA
- a CDS encoding rolling circle replication-associated protein: protein MTYAENMQDINKAKHDIAIFFKRLKRWWNNPKRVKYLGELKYMYVYEYQKRGAIHFHILFNRKIHKSMLPQWWPFGFNDVRVVKKGTNENIVKYLSKYVVKVQNDIKSQNQYDLGVRAYAFSRNCSNPKVVKGQKIMLYQRLIDASINALHTQFFKKKIDNLGRTILFGGSFDTTVFGDNFKDYDEYISIDSIRFRNAIKRVPRILHLH from the coding sequence TTAACTTATGCTGAAAATATGCAAGATATTAATAAAGCAAAACATGATATTGCTATATTCTTCAAACGTTTAAAGCGTTGATGAAATAACCCTAAACGTGTTAAATATTTAGGTGAGTTAAAATATATGTATGTTTATGAATATCAAAAGCGTGGTGCTATTCACTTTCATATATTATTTAATAGAAAAATACATAAAAGTATGTTGCCACAATGATGACCATTTGGTTTTAATGATGTAAGAGTTGTTAAAAAAGGTACTAATGAAAATATAGTTAAGTATTTAAGTAAATATGTTGTAAAAGTGCAAAATGATATAAAATCTCAAAATCAGTATGATTTGGGTGTTCGTGCTTATGCTTTTTCTCGTAATTGTTCTAATCCAAAAGTAGTTAAAGGCCAAAAGATAATGTTATATCAACGTTTAATTGACGCTTCTATTAATGCTTTACATACACAATTTTTTAAAAAGAAAATTGATAATTTGGGTCGTACTATACTTTTTGGTGGTAGTTTTGATACTACTGTTTTTGGTGATAATTTTAAAGATTATGATGAATATATCTCAATTGATAGTATTAGGTTTAGGAATGCAATTAAGCGTGTACCTAGAATTTTACATTTACATTAA
- a CDS encoding ISNCY family transposase: MERSMTMKEKYKYKIINDIIINKLSKHQAKNKLNLTIRRINQLIQIFNREGKVDFIHKSRNKISNKATNFEIKIKIINLYKTKYYNFNFQHFHEKLINEEKIKISYSTLYTILIKEKITSPKRHKNKKNNLHPTRNRRTNFGELIQMDASNHHWFGNDKPKSFLHAAIDDATGNIVGLWFDHQETLDGYYNIFYQILTNYGIPKTFYTDNRTVFGYKKKVDAGKINTENDTYTQFQKSCNDLGVEIIRTSIPQAKGRVERLFGTLQSRLISELRLNKIRNLEEANKFLKTYISTFNKQFAFPIDDTKSAMVKAPTQEEINIYLSRFSKRKTDSGSTITYYGKKYFPYKNNKVQYIQPRTDVIVLKSFINELYLSYNNQMYELKEIAQKPIIKENLIKTKKVYIPNKNHPWRYGYQ; the protein is encoded by the coding sequence ATGGAAAGAAGTATGACTATGAAAGAAAAATATAAATACAAAATTATAAATGATATTATTATTAATAAATTATCTAAACATCAAGCCAAGAATAAACTTAATCTAACTATTAGAAGAATTAACCAATTAATTCAAATTTTTAATAGAGAAGGTAAAGTTGATTTTATTCATAAATCTCGTAATAAAATTTCTAATAAGGCAACAAATTTTGAAATCAAAATTAAGATTATAAACTTGTATAAAACAAAATATTATAATTTTAATTTTCAACATTTTCATGAGAAATTAATTAATGAAGAAAAAATTAAGATTTCATATAGCACACTTTATACTATATTAATTAAAGAAAAAATTACTTCACCAAAAAGACATAAAAATAAAAAAAATAACTTACATCCAACAAGAAATCGAAGAACAAATTTTGGTGAATTAATTCAAATGGACGCCAGTAATCATCATTGATTTGGTAACGATAAACCAAAATCATTTTTACATGCTGCAATTGATGATGCTACAGGAAATATTGTTGGACTATGATTTGATCATCAAGAAACATTAGATGGTTATTATAATATTTTTTATCAAATTTTAACTAATTATGGAATACCAAAAACATTTTATACCGATAATAGAACAGTTTTTGGATATAAGAAAAAAGTTGATGCAGGAAAAATAAATACAGAAAATGATACTTATACTCAATTTCAAAAGTCTTGTAATGATTTAGGTGTTGAAATAATCAGAACTTCAATTCCGCAAGCTAAAGGTCGCGTTGAACGCTTATTTGGAACACTTCAAAGTCGTTTAATTAGTGAATTACGACTTAATAAAATTAGAAATTTAGAAGAAGCTAACAAATTTCTTAAAACATACATAAGTACTTTTAATAAACAATTTGCCTTTCCTATTGATGATACTAAATCTGCTATGGTTAAAGCTCCTACACAGGAAGAAATCAATATTTATCTTTCAAGATTTTCTAAAAGAAAAACAGATAGTGGTTCAACCATAACATATTATGGTAAAAAGTATTTTCCTTATAAAAATAACAAAGTTCAATACATACAACCTAGAACTGATGTAATTGTACTTAAATCATTTATTAATGAATTATATCTTAGTTACAATAATCAAATGTATGAACTAAAAGAAATAGCACAAAAACCAATTATAAAAGAAAATTTAATAAAAACTAAAAAAGTTTATATACCCAATAAAAATCATCCTTGAAGATATGGATATCAATAA
- a CDS encoding IS30 family transposase, which produces MSYKHLGIDERIYIENQLKFKFKISEIAKNLNRSISTIIREINRNKDNNHYFSLIAQNKAENRKQSHISFHKFKNKNLVKYVQQKLLLGWSPEQIYGRIKNFHKEWVISFKTIYTWIYFGMLDKVTSKNLRRKGKKRKSKENRGKFNGKSIKERDINVNDRITLGHWEGDTIVSSRGKSKSCLITLVERVSRFTLAILVKNRTTKVINKNVSYYLSILPKNIVKTITFDRGKEFSNWQQLEKNLDIKIYFANPYSPWQRGTNENTNGLIREKFPKKFIFSKTNKNEVHKFILSLNQRPRKILNYLSPIEYLDRKII; this is translated from the coding sequence ATGAGTTATAAACATCTTGGCATAGATGAAAGGATTTATATTGAGAATCAATTGAAATTTAAATTTAAAATTAGTGAAATAGCTAAAAATCTTAATCGAAGTATTAGTACTATTATTCGAGAAATTAATAGAAATAAAGATAATAATCATTATTTTTCATTAATTGCACAAAATAAAGCTGAAAATCGAAAACAATCACATATTAGTTTTCATAAGTTTAAAAATAAGAATTTAGTAAAATATGTACAACAAAAATTACTATTAGGTTGATCACCTGAACAAATTTATGGCAGAATTAAAAATTTTCATAAAGAGTGAGTTATTAGTTTTAAAACAATTTATACTTGAATTTATTTTGGAATGCTTGATAAAGTTACTAGTAAAAATTTAAGAAGAAAAGGTAAAAAACGAAAATCTAAAGAAAATCGTGGCAAGTTTAATGGTAAATCAATTAAAGAACGAGATATAAATGTTAATGATCGTATAACACTTGGTCATTGAGAAGGAGATACTATAGTATCATCACGAGGTAAAAGCAAATCATGTTTAATAACTTTAGTTGAAAGAGTATCACGATTTACTTTAGCAATATTAGTTAAAAACAGAACTACTAAAGTTATTAATAAAAATGTTAGTTATTATTTATCAATTCTTCCTAAAAACATTGTTAAAACTATTACTTTTGATCGTGGCAAAGAATTTTCAAATTGACAACAACTTGAAAAAAATTTAGATATAAAAATTTATTTTGCCAATCCATATTCACCTTGACAAAGAGGTACTAATGAAAATACTAATGGTTTAATTAGAGAAAAATTTCCTAAAAAATTTATTTTTTCAAAAACTAATAAAAATGAAGTTCATAAATTTATATTGTCTTTAAACCAAAGACCAAGAAAAATACTAAATTATCTTTCACCAATCGAATATTTGGATAGAAAAATAATTTAG
- a CDS encoding pseudouridine synthase, whose translation MNNDLERLQKAIANSGVCSRRKAELLIINGQVTVNGQIITTLGFKVTSSDVIKVNNQIIKQSNHIYLAFYKPPNCLTTVSDPKNRPTVMNYFTNINSRIYPVGRLDFDTSGLLLMTNDGEFTNAIIHPRYKIDKVYEVLASGILSSNAIKKLQDGIILSTLFTTSPAIVKIIYKNIKKENTLLHLTIHEGQNQQVKRMIKAVGSRVITLKRLQVANITLKGLTMGEYRYLTEEEVTTLMKLSQKS comes from the coding sequence ATGAATAATGATTTAGAACGCTTGCAAAAAGCTATTGCTAATTCTGGAGTATGTTCACGACGAAAAGCAGAATTACTAATTATTAATGGGCAAGTAACAGTTAATGGGCAAATTATTACAACGTTAGGTTTTAAAGTTACAAGTAGTGATGTTATTAAAGTTAATAATCAAATTATTAAGCAATCTAATCATATTTATTTAGCATTTTATAAACCACCTAATTGTTTAACAACAGTCAGTGATCCTAAAAATCGACCAACGGTAATGAATTATTTTACTAATATTAATAGTAGAATTTACCCAGTCGGTCGTTTAGATTTTGATACTTCAGGTTTGTTGTTAATGACTAATGATGGTGAATTTACTAATGCTATTATTCATCCTCGTTATAAAATAGATAAGGTATATGAAGTATTGGCAAGTGGTATTTTGTCATCAAATGCTATTAAAAAACTACAAGACGGTATTATTTTATCAACTTTATTTACAACTTCTCCTGCTATTGTTAAAATAATTTATAAAAATATAAAAAAAGAAAATACTTTACTACATCTAACCATTCATGAGGGACAAAATCAACAAGTTAAACGTATGATTAAAGCAGTAGGAAGTAGAGTAATTACTTTAAAACGTTTACAAGTTGCTAATATTACTTTAAAAGGTTTAACAATGGGTGAATATCGTTATTTGACAGAAGAAGAAGTAACAACATTGATGAAATTGAGTCAAAAGAGTTAA